The sequence GTATCTTGCTGTTCCATTGGAATTGGTCTGAGACTCTGAGTAacacaaacttttatttttctttcctcTCGGCTAATCAGTTTTGTTctatatattttactctatattttaccaaaaagacATAAATTCTCTTATAATGTTTGTGAAATTGtgaacaaaagaaaatgttggtgaaaaaaaaaaatctcttataaTGTTGACAGGAAGAGATGGTGGTTGCTATTCAGGTACTTCGTCAATATTTGTCAACTAAAACCGTACTATACAATTACATTTTTAATACTATCCAATTAATGCAATTTATAACTAAGGGACACGTGTATCAAACATCAAAACTCACAAGTCACAACTCTCCCAACTAGCATAGCCACGTTCCCTAAACCCATTGGACAACGTTTCACATTTCCATTAGTATTTTAGCATTATTGTCCACATTATGCTACACGTATTAATTATTGTTGGTTATCACGATCTCGGTTGTCTACGGCTTAAATGATAAACCAGGAGCTTAGTTAACACTTCAACGTGTTAGTTCGGTTCTTGGAATAATTAGATTGAACTGGCTGGGCTGAAGATTGAGCTATGGTTAAGTAAGCAAACCGGATTTTTCACGAAGTTGTAAACCGATTGTTGTAACGTGTTATTCTTAAGACCACCTTCTCGGGTTTGTGAGATAGATTTATCGAGCTATTGTGATATATTTGAGACGAAAAGTATTTGATTCTTCTTCGAGTTTGTTAGTTATGGATTAGACGTTTCTGATTCGAGTTCCAACGCATTTGGTGCATATTAATTTGACTTATAGATGACAATATACTTTATTTTACCGGACATATTAACGCATTATTATTAATCCATATtctcattttgatttttgagaAAGTTAGGGGAATTTGACTTGAAATTCTACTGTatgctatattttatattttgttggaGTCAAAcgaaaattatttacaaatatttgcataaattaaatcataaactacatttgtttctttgttttagaCTAAAATAGTAGTCGATTTCTATTCATGTCGACAATCGTGAATATCTCCGTGTTATGGTacaaattaatacaaattaatATCTCCCTGAAAGAAACCATTCAAAACAGTTTcgtatttcaaaataaaaccatTTCTAATAattcattctattttttttttaaatatagtaactctataatagaattgtGTTGTACTCCAATAgtattctattttagaataaaaataaagtgattaaccaaaaataaatgaattactctatataaaaaaatccatttttactcaattatagaatgaaaaatagaTTACCATTGAAGTATTTTAATTATGAACTCTATTTTAcagtgaaaaataaaataaggttAGAGATGTTTTGATAGTATTTGGTTTCTGGTACCAcctcaaatttataatcttgaCCACAAAACTAAGATCATAGTTTATCCATATTTATTGGTTATAGAACTCAGCACTAGTATCATTGATATGTACGAAGGAGCTGGATAAAGATATAAAGAGAAGATGTATTAATAAGGTACTATTATCATATCTTAAGCATATCAAGATACAatacaagaaagaaaagattACAAAGTAACATGACAAGAGTATGGTAATAACAGCTTAGATAGCCGTCTTTTATTATCTTATACTAAACCATACACTTCACGCTAATGTTGACATAAACTCCCATTTCACTTGACGCTGCAACAATAAAAACGATTAAGAGTATAAGTTAGggcataaaaaaataaaatcaaatgatGGTCTCTAGATCCAGTAATTAGCTaagtaaagaaaaatattttttttttaaaactagagAATGTGAACTTGCACTTAGCAAAAAGAGAACGAAAAGCTTACTTGTCGCAGTTGGTACTCATGGAGATGGGATAGGGAATGCTAACACTGCATTTTCCAGGAAGGCTAGAGGCTAGACTTGGGTTGATGCCCTGTGCAGCGGCCTTTAGACACTTGCATGCTTGTTGGCGGTCCGCTGTGGTTTGAGCCATACCATTCAATTTTTTGACTCCCGCACAGCATGGAGGTGGCACCTCCCCGCCACTCGATAGGTAGGTGGCACATGGAGCCAAGCTACTTGTCACTGTGCCACATGTGATTGCTGCATCTACTGATGCGACAATGCACACCGTCAAAACAAGGCATGTAAAGAACCTAAGAGCAATAGCCATGGTGTTTTGATTCTCCTTTTTGTGATAAGAAAATAGGTTGATTTAGCTGAGTTTTGTTTTCTAAGATTGTATTTTGCTGTTGGTTGTGAGAAAAGTGTGAGGTGGTCATGGGTTTATATAGGGACTTTAGAAGGGAAAAATGATGACTAAAAGTAGATCGTTTGTTAGTAGTTGGATTGCATTTACTTCACTCAAATGtgctttaaatatatataaatatcatgattttgtttacaaaaagaGTGTGCTAGAATGTACATGATTTGAATTGTTGTTATGTTAAGCTGACATGATTTAGGCTAAAACATTATAACATAGTGGTTTGTGTTGCCTGTTGCGTTACCAACTAGATTCAAATCCACATAATATACATTTTgttcataaaaatattaatattataaatgtgCTTTTGATCAAGAGGTTTGTAAAAAGGTTACACAATATCAATAATTAAGCAATAAAAAATAGCAAAGCAACAATGTACACAATCAGTAATTTCTCATCTAGGTTTAATATGTATGCAATTTATATTTCATTTCGTCCAACTGAGTGCAATATGTAACCATGGCGTACGGCAAATGTGTGTATCCTATACCAGATTAACTTATTTAATTATCAGCTATGTCATACACGTAACTTGATTTACTAATCAATTATGTGCACTACGCCACTACGTTCGTAAACTTATGAACACATAGTTCTTTGGCCTTTGAATACTGTAAGATACATGTTAACTGTGGAAACACTTAGCAACTAATAGCCTACCAAGCTGATTAACCGTCTAATTAATGTAATGTGTAATTAAGGGACACGTGTATCCAACAATAAACATCACAAATCTCCCAGCTAACTTGATCACATTCTCGGGTTCCACGTATATATCATGTATTTAATGGTGGTAGTATATATATGGTGGTATTTCATTCAATGAAGATGTTCGTTAGTGCATACGCATTTCTAACCCCAATCTATTTTTCTAGctaaaataaagtttattttttaaatatttcaattaTACTATATTTTCCATCctataaaagaataaaaaatagatttactcaatatatagagtaatttgttttttttgttcatcattatattttttactataaaatatcatatcaCTAGAGCAACAATCAACTCTATTAcagaattattctatttttgaaaaaaataatagaaaatccTATTAGAATGGTCTTAAAATGTTTGAGTGAACTTAAATATTGCTTTAGCTTGAATAACCTAAAGGATTTGATGTTGCGGTTGTTAAATGCTAGACTTGATTCCAATGCATGTTTGATGGTATTAGAAATCTGATGTTTGTTGCTTGACTAAATAGAGATTTTTTTCATGGAAGTGGATTAGTCTATtgattttgtgttaaaaaaaggaCTAGTCTTATTGGTTGTGTCTAAACCTATAGAGACTTGTTTATTGCTTGATTTACACCTTGACTTGGAACTAATTTATCTAGATCAGTTACATTTTCATTCAGGTTCTCTATTCATCAATTGAATATTTGTTTTGATCCTTGTTTACTTGAGTTAAAATCTTATTTACTTGTTTACTTTGAATGCATTTGAATTAAACATTTCTTTTGATTTTCATTGATTGTAATCTCTATAGGATTGGATTCAACATACTACAAGTATATGTTCTTGCATTAGTATGATCGATCTATTGTAAACTTAATCCAAATCAAGGTGTTTTAAGTCTTTTTGgtgtttattaaatattttcaggTTAAATCATGTTAGAATGAAGTTTTGGACACAAAAATCAATGATTTgaacaaaagaaagaagaagcatTTTTGACGGTCGATCCATGTTTACTAAGGTCGATATTTTTTCAGTGTGATTGATCTCCTGGTCGAACCCAAGTTTGGTCTAcgcaagaaaaaaatgaaattttttggtattttggtcCGATTTTCGCCTAGAATTCGGACAAATTTTGACTTATACCCCTTGTTAGATAAATGTTTGTCTTTCAGCGGATGTTGTTGGTCCTTTCAAACTCCTGATGGCCTAATTTTGGGTAATGACTCTTGTCTGCAACTCAATGTCAGCTCACCGCTTCAAGCAGAAGCATTGGTAGTTCGCGCAGATCTCCTCAGTGCCAAGGCCCTTGGTTTATCTAGTTATCTGTCTCAAATCAAATTGTTAAGTGATACTCTCAACAATCAAATCAAGGTCCTCTTCGTATGAGCTAAGAGAATCATCCGGGACATCGAAAATCTATCTTCATCCTTTATtgatttctctttttcttttatctcACGAAACTCTAACACTTTAGGGGATTCTGTCCCTATGGGTACCTTGTGTAATACTCTCTCCTCGTGAACtagtttatttaatatatgaGGTGTTCAAAAAACAATCCATTGTTTGGATACAATTTCTTTTTCATCATACTTTTAGGTTTTATAGTTTATGG comes from Brassica rapa cultivar Chiifu-401-42 chromosome A02, CAAS_Brap_v3.01, whole genome shotgun sequence and encodes:
- the LOC103851584 gene encoding non-specific lipid-transfer protein 4, coding for MAIALRFFTCLVLTVCIVASVDAAITCGTVTSSLAPCATYLSSGGEVPPPCCAGVKKLNGMAQTTADRQQACKCLKAAAQGINPSLASSLPGKCSVSIPYPISMSTNCDNVK